The DNA region GGCTGTCGGATCGAGAGAAAGCGCAGCGAGGTCATTGAGGAGGACGTGACGAGGGCGGAGACTTCCAGCATCAGTTGCTCGTCGACCTCTTTCGGCAGTTGCACGGTGGCGATGAAGTGGAAGGCGCCATCCTGTGGCTTGTAGGGCATTGGAGCCGTGTGCAGTGACAGAATTTTCAGATCCGGCTCGGGGCGCGGTACGCTGCTTTTTGTTTTGGTCTTGGCCATGGCGTCGGGAGGCGGTCCTCCAGGCAGGAGGAGGCACCCGATGAACAACAGGAGGCCGGCTGTGACGACTTGTGACATGCGCCGTGCGATGGACGGGGGGATTGGTCTTGGATCGGTCATGGGCCTCGGTATCGCAGGCAATGTTCGGCGGAGTACGTCTCTTTGATTGGGGATAACACAGCATCGCAGGGCTGTCAATGAACGAGCGGAATGATTGCTGTCTGGGTGCGGCTCCGGTAAGATGCCGCTCGTTTGCGCGGCATCCAGAATCGTAGGAGTGACGTGGCCAGGCATCTTCATTTCGACTGTTTTTCCGGTATCAGCGGCGACATGACGTTGGGCGCGCTGGTTGATGTGGGGTTGCCATTCAAGGATCTCGTGCGCGGACTCACCTCGTTGAGGATCGATGGCTTCCGGCTGGCGCGAAAGAGAGTCGAGCGCGGAGCCATCAGCGCGACGAAAGTCGATGTGCTGATCGACAAGGGCTTTCGCACGCCGTTAACTCTGTCACAAATTGCCAAAATTCTTCGGAAGAGCGGCCTGCCGCCAGTGGTCAAAGAACGGAGTCAGGCGGTATTCGATGTCCTAGCTGATGCCGAAGGGAAAGCTCACGGGGTCGAGCCGTCGCACGTGCATTTCCATGAAGTGGGCGTGATCGATTCATTTGTCGATGTCGTCGGCGGGGTCCTCGGCCTGCACCTCCTCGACATTCAACGTGTGACGGCCTCCGCTGTCAATGTCGGTTCCGGCATGCTTCAGTCGGCTCATGGTGCCTTGCCTGTGCCGGGACCAGCCGTGGCGGCCTTGGCGGTCGGCGTGCCGATTTATGCCAAGGGGCCTGAGCGAGAGCTGACAACGCCGACGGGGATGGCGTTGTTGCGGACCTTGGCGACTGATTTCGAGTGTCTCCCACCCATGCAGGTTCGTCGGGTGGGCTATGGAGCAGGGACCGCCGACCCGGCGCAATGGGCCAATGTGCTGCGTGTGTTCATCGGCGACGCGCCAGCCTCGGGCGTCGCGGTGGAAACGATTGTCGAACTGCACACCAACCTCGACGATCTCAATCCGCAAGTGTATGAGACGGTATTCGAACGTCTCTTTGCCGCCGGGGCTGTGGATGCGACATTGGCGCCGGTGACCATGAAGAAAGGACGGCCAGGGACTGTCCTGTCCGTGCTGGCTCCGCGAGAACAGGTCGAGGCGGTGTTGGCGGTGTTGTTCTCCGACACCACGGCGCTGGGCGTTCGGACGCAGGACGTCCAACGGCGGGTGCTGCCGCGACGCTTTGCGTCGGTCCAGGTTCAAGGGGGTGACGTGCGGATCAAAGTGGCGGATCATCAACCGGGGCGGAGCAAGGCGGCTCCGGAGTATGACGACTGCAAACGCATTGCCGAACAGAGCGGCAGGCCGGTAAAGGACATTTTAGAGGAGGCCATGCTGGCGTTCCGGCGCACGCAGGCCGGAACGAAACGGACGACGAAACGCGCATGAGTCGACGCTG from Nitrospira sp. includes:
- the larC gene encoding nickel pincer cofactor biosynthesis protein LarC, with the protein product MARHLHFDCFSGISGDMTLGALVDVGLPFKDLVRGLTSLRIDGFRLARKRVERGAISATKVDVLIDKGFRTPLTLSQIAKILRKSGLPPVVKERSQAVFDVLADAEGKAHGVEPSHVHFHEVGVIDSFVDVVGGVLGLHLLDIQRVTASAVNVGSGMLQSAHGALPVPGPAVAALAVGVPIYAKGPERELTTPTGMALLRTLATDFECLPPMQVRRVGYGAGTADPAQWANVLRVFIGDAPASGVAVETIVELHTNLDDLNPQVYETVFERLFAAGAVDATLAPVTMKKGRPGTVLSVLAPREQVEAVLAVLFSDTTALGVRTQDVQRRVLPRRFASVQVQGGDVRIKVADHQPGRSKAAPEYDDCKRIAEQSGRPVKDILEEAMLAFRRTQAGTKRTTKRA